Proteins co-encoded in one Actinopolymorpha sp. NPDC004070 genomic window:
- the pth gene encoding aminoacyl-tRNA hydrolase, with amino-acid sequence MSGSPWLVVGLGNPGPTYAAHRHNIGQQVVDLLATRVGGKMRPHPRGRADVLEGRLGGVPGVRVVLARPRSYMNETGGPVASLATFYKVPPERVVAVHDELDIPFGALRLKLGGGDNGHNGLRSIRRSLGTGDFHRVRCGIGRPPGRQDPADFVLSGFSAAERKEVPLFVDNAADAVEALVAEGLDRAQNTWHG; translated from the coding sequence TGGGCCTGGGCAACCCCGGGCCCACGTACGCCGCCCACCGGCACAACATCGGCCAGCAGGTCGTCGACCTGCTGGCCACCCGGGTGGGCGGGAAGATGAGGCCGCATCCACGTGGCCGCGCCGACGTCCTCGAAGGGCGCCTCGGCGGCGTTCCCGGCGTACGCGTCGTGCTGGCCCGGCCCCGCTCCTACATGAACGAGACAGGCGGCCCGGTGGCGAGCCTGGCCACCTTCTACAAGGTTCCGCCTGAGCGCGTGGTGGCCGTCCACGACGAGCTCGACATCCCCTTCGGCGCGCTGCGGCTCAAGCTCGGCGGCGGCGACAACGGCCACAACGGTCTCCGGTCGATCCGCCGCTCTCTCGGCACCGGCGACTTCCATCGCGTGCGGTGCGGCATCGGCCGCCCACCGGGGCGCCAGGACCCGGCGGACTTCGTGCTGTCCGGCTTCTCCGCGGCCGAGCGCAAGGAAGTCCCGCTGTTCGTCGACAACGCCGCCGACGCGGTCGAGGCGCTGGTGGCCGAGGGACTCGACCGTGCGCAGAACACCTGGCACGGCTGA